The stretch of DNA GCCGGGTCCTTGTCGTAGCGGTTGAGCGCGCGCCCGTTGGCGTCGAGCACGCCGCGCACCGCGTGCAGCGGCTGGATCTCGCCGCCGGACGCGAGGAACTGGTACAGCTGCGCCATCGCGTACGGGCTCTGGTCGACCGCACCGAGGATCAGCGCCGGATTGGGCTCGGTCTCGATGCCGGCCAGGGTCTTGATCAGGCTGGCGATGCGCTCGGGTGCGACCTGCATGCCCACGCGCACCGTGGCCTGGTTGTAGGACATCGCCAGCGCATCGATCAGGCGCACCGTGCCGTGGCTGCGGCCGTCGGAGTTGCCCGGGTTCCAGTTCTTCTTCTTGCCCAGCGCGACGGTGACCGGCGAGTCGTCGACCCAGCTGGCCAGCGAGTACTTGCCCGGCTGTGCCAACGCCAGCAGGTACACGAACGGCTTGAGCAGCGAACCGACCGGGCGCTGCGCTTCGATTGCGCGGTTGAAGCCGTGCTCGGCAACGCTGCGGCTGCCGACGACGGCGACGACTTCGCCGTTGTGGACGTCGGTCACCACCAGGCCGGTCTGCAGCGGCGGCCGGCGCTTGCTGTCCAGGCTCTTGAGGGTGCGGGCGACCGCGCCTTCGGCCATCGCCTGCGCAGACGGCGACATGCCGCTCATCACGCTCAGTCCGGCGCCTGCCAATGCATCGGCCGGATAGTCGCGGGCCAGCTGGCGGCGGACCAGGTCGACATAGGCCGGGAAACGGTTGGCGGCGACGCTGCCCGGGTCCTTGGTCACGCCCAGCGGCGCCTTCAGCGCACGCTGGTATTCGGCGTCATCGATCAGCTGGGTCTCGTGCATTTCGCCGAGGACGAAATTGCGCCGTTCCAGCGCGCGCTCGGGATTGCGTCGCGGGTCGTAGAAGGACGGTCCACGCACGATGCCGATCAGCAGCGCGATCTGCTCGGTGCTCAGGTCGGCCAGGTCGCGGCCGAACCAGAACTCGGCGCCGGCGGCGACGCCGTGGATGGCCTGCGCGCCGCGCTGGCCAAGGTAGACCTGGTTGAAGTACGCCTCCAGGATCGTGCCCTTGTCGTATCGGGCCTCGATCAGCATCGCGTAGAGGATTTCCTTGCCCTTGCGGGTCAGGGTCTGCTCGCGTCCGATGCCGAGCAGGCCGCTGCGGGCGAGCTGCTGGGTCAGCGTGCTGGCGCCTTGTTTTGCGCGGCCGGCGGCGACGTTCTTGAACGCCGCGCGGATCATGCCGGTCACGTCGATGCCGTGGTGGCTGTTGAAGTCGCGGTCCTCGACGGCCTGCAGACCGGTGACGAGCAGCTCGGGCACTTCCTTCAGGCGCACCAGGCGCCGCTCTTCCTGCTTCTGGCCGTACAGCGTGGCGATGCGGGCCGGGTCGAGCCGCACCGTCTTCAGGTCACGCTTCTTCCCGGCATCGCGCACCGACGCCACCCGGCTGCCGGACAGCACGACTTCGATGCGCCGTGCCGGCACCGCGCCGTCGACATCGCTGAAACCGCGGCTGGAGATCAGCCAGCGACCGCCGGTGCGCGAGTAGCTGCCCGGACGCACGCCGTCGCCGGAATGGTAGGCGGCGGCGTCGAGCTCGGTCTTGAGGGTGGTCGCGTCCAGGGTCAGGCCCGGGGCCAGTTCCAGCGGCCGCGCATAGACCCGGGTCGGAATCTGCCAGCGCAACTGGCCGAAGCGTTCGCTGACTTCGTGGTTCAGGTACAGCGTGTAGGGAATCAGGAAGCCAAGCCCCAGGCCCACTGCGGCCAGCAGCCAGGTGACCAGGCGTCGCCGCCACTGCGGGGACTGGCTGTCTTCTGCGGTTTCGTCTTCGTCGTAATCGATTTGGGCCACGGCATGGGACAATGTTGGGGCTGCGCCCTCGTGGCCGCGAGTCTATCGCAGCCGGCCCACCGCCCCGCGCGGACGGGGCCGCGGCAAAGTCTGCGTTAAGGAATCTTCAGAATGACGAGCGATCGATGGGCCTGAGCTGGACCGAGGTACGGTTTCTATACGACCGGGGAACCGGACTGTTCCGGCGGGGTTTGACCAGCCTGCGCACGCGCGGCGTGCGTGCCTCCTGGGAACGGGTCCTGAAGCAGTTCTACCGCGTGCCCGACACCCAGCTGCTGGCCCTGTACCTGCCGCAGCAGGAGCCGTTCGCCCCGTTTTCGGTGCCGTTCTCGTCGATGCCGCGGGCCAGCATCGTCATTCCGGTCTACAACCAGTTCGAGCACACCCTCGCCTGCCTGCGCGCCATTGCGGCCCACCCGCCGCAGGCAAGCATCGAGATCATCGTCGTCGATGACGGCTCCTCCGATGCCACCGAGTCGTCGCTGGTCCAGGTGGAAGGCTTGCGCTATCACCGTCGCCGCCAGAACGGTGGGTTCATCGCCGCGTGCAACGACGGCGCATCGCAGGCCACCGGCGAGTACCTGGTATTCCTGAACAACGACACGATTCCCCAGCCCGGCTGGCTGGACGTGCTGCTGTCGACATTCGACCAGCATCCGGGCACCGGACTGGCCGGCTCGCAGCTGCTCTACCCGGATGGACGCCTGCAGGAAGCCGGCGGCATCGTCCGCAACGACGGACGCGCCGACAACCTCGGCCGCCTGCGCTCGGCTATGGAGCCGGAGTTCAGCTATGTACGGCGGGTCGATTACTGCTCGGGTGCCGCGATCGCGATTCATCGCGACCTGTTCGCGCAGTTTGGCGGTTTCGACACCCACTTCTCCCCCGCCTACTACGAGGACACCGACCTGGGCATGAAGGTGACCGCCGCAGGATTGCGCGCGATCTGCCAGACCGGGTCGAAGGTCGTCCATCTCGAGGGCATCACCTCGGGTACCGATGTCCGCCGCGGCATCAAGCGCCACCAGGTGCGCAACCAGGAACTGTTCCAGCAGCGCTGGGCCTCGCGCCTGCAGTCCCATCCCGACCACGAGCAGGCAAGTGCACGGACCACCGATCGCCACTACACGCGCGTCGTGCTGGTCATCGATGCACTGACCCCGCAACCGGATCGCGATTCGGGCTCCCTGCGACTGTTCAACCTGATGCGATTGCTGAAGGAGGAAGGCGCCCACGTCGTTTTCATCCCCGCCAACCGCGCCCATGACGGTCGTTACACCGAGGCGCTGCAGCAGTTGGGCGTCGAGGTCTGGTATGCCCCGTTTGCCAAGCGGCCACATGCCTGGTTGCGTGATCACGGCGCACGCTTCGATACGGTGGTCGTCTGCCGGCACTATGTACTGCGCGAATGGCTGCCGCTGCTTCGCAAGTTCGCGCCGCAGGCGAAGCTGGTGTTCGACACGGTCGACCTGCATTACCTGCGCGAGCGTCGTGGCGCGGAGCTGGCGGTCGACCAGGCACTCATGCGCGCATCCGAGCGTACCCGCGCCCTCGAACTGGACATGATCGCGCGCAGCGACGCGACACTGGTGGTCAGCGAGGTCGAGCGCAGCCTGCTGGCGCAGGACGCGCCCGCCGCGCAGGTCGATATCCTATCCAACCTGCACCACATCCAGGGCCGTGGCCTGCCGTTCGCACAGCGACATGACCTGGTGTTCGTCGGTGGTTTCCGCCACCCACCGAACGTCGATGCGGTCCGCTGGTTCGTCAACGAAGTGTTTCCGCTGGTGCACGCGCAAGAACCGCGGATCGTCTTCCACTGCATAGGCAGCGACACTCCGGCGGAGATCGAGGAACTGGCGTCGCAACCGGGCGTGCTTGTCCACGGCCACGTGCCGGACCTGTCGCCCTACATGGACGGCGCCCGCATCTGCGTGGCTCCGCTGCGATACGGCGCCGGCGTCAAGGGCAAGGTCAACCTCAGCATGGCCCATGGCCAGCCGGTGGTGGCCACGGCCTGTGCGGTCGAAGGCATGCACCTGCGCAACGGCGAGGACGTGCTGGTGGCCGACGATGCCGCCGGTTTCGCCGAAGCGATCCTGCGGCTGTATCGCGACGAGGCGCTATGGCAGCGCCTGGCCGACAACGGCCTGGCCAACGTCGAGCGGCACTTCTCGCTCGATGCCGGGCGCGACGTGGTGCGGCGCGTGCTGCTCGGCGCCAGGGCCTGAGGCAGCAACCGCAGGAGCGAACCCGCTCCTGCGGATCAGTCAGTTGGCCGCTGAAGCGCGACGCAGGCGGTCAGCGAATTCGCCCAGGCCGCTGGCCTGCGGATCCAGTTCGCGCGCGGCCACCAGTGCCGCCTGCGCGGCGCTCAGTTCGCCCGCGCCAAGGCGTTCGTCGCCGACGGCGATCCAGCGCTGCGCCAGGCGCCGCCGCGCGTCGCGCACCGCCGGGCCATCGCCCTCGAGCACGGCGCGCGCATCCAGGCATTCACGCGCACGGCTGAGACGGTTGCCGCGCAGTTCGGATTCGAAGCAGCGCTGCGCCGCCGGCAACAGGCGCTTCATGGCCGAGCGCACCGCCGGATCCTGCGGCGCCATCGATTGCGCCGCGCGCAATTTGTCGAATGCACTGTCGCCCGGCGGCGTCAGCAGGTCGCCGCGCGATTCGGCCTGGGCGGCATCTGCCAGCAACTGGTCGAGGCGGCGCTGGCGTTCTGCGGTCGGCACCTTCTGGCCGTAGCGCTGCTGCGACTGCCGCGCCTGCACCAGACGCTGTTCGGCAGCCGCGACGCCCGGTGCATTGGCGTCGATGCGGCGCGCCTGCGCCAGTTCCTTCTCGGCATCGCTGAAACGGAAATCGCCGGCATAGCGCTGGCTGCGCCCGGCGTAGGCGTTGGCAACCGCGGCAATGCCGCGCTGTGCCCGCTCATCGTCGGGCATCGTCGCCAGAACCGCACGGTATCCCTCGAGCGCCTCGTCGAGGCGGCCACGGCGGAGTTCGGCATCGGCACGGCTACGGCCCTGCTCGGCGGCGCGGTTGAGTCCGGCCAATGCATCGGGCAGATCGACGTGCCCTGGGTCGGCGGCCTGCACGCGTCGAATCCGCTCCGAGGCTTCGGCCAGTTCGCCGCGCGCCAGTGAGGTCTGCGCCTGTTGCAGCAGGTCGGCGAGGGTGTCTTCGCGGCCTTCCAGGGCCTCGGTCCGTTTCGGCTCCAGTGCCAGCACGCGCTGGTACAGCGGCAGCGCGGCATTGTCGCTGCCATCGAGCAGCCCGGCCTTGCGCGCGGCAGCGGCCTGGGCGAGCAGTTTGTCTACGCCCGAATCGCCGACCTCGCGTTCGCGCACGCGCTGCTCCAGCGCATCGACGCGGGCACGCGGAACCGCCAGCTCGCGCGCGAGCGCGATCGAGCGATGGGCCTGCGCGTAGTCGCGCTTCTCCAGCGCGCGCTCGGCCTGCACCAGCGCCTGCTGGCCAACCTTGGCCATGCCCTGGCGCGCCTCGCTGCGATCCGGATCGAGCGCGAGCGCGGCCGCATACAGCTCGCGCGCACCACGCCCGTCGGCCGAGGTCAGCTGCCCCTGT from Lysobacter arenosi encodes:
- the mrcB gene encoding penicillin-binding protein 1B; translated protein: MAQIDYDEDETAEDSQSPQWRRRLVTWLLAAVGLGLGFLIPYTLYLNHEVSERFGQLRWQIPTRVYARPLELAPGLTLDATTLKTELDAAAYHSGDGVRPGSYSRTGGRWLISSRGFSDVDGAVPARRIEVVLSGSRVASVRDAGKKRDLKTVRLDPARIATLYGQKQEERRLVRLKEVPELLVTGLQAVEDRDFNSHHGIDVTGMIRAAFKNVAAGRAKQGASTLTQQLARSGLLGIGREQTLTRKGKEILYAMLIEARYDKGTILEAYFNQVYLGQRGAQAIHGVAAGAEFWFGRDLADLSTEQIALLIGIVRGPSFYDPRRNPERALERRNFVLGEMHETQLIDDAEYQRALKAPLGVTKDPGSVAANRFPAYVDLVRRQLARDYPADALAGAGLSVMSGMSPSAQAMAEGAVARTLKSLDSKRRPPLQTGLVVTDVHNGEVVAVVGSRSVAEHGFNRAIEAQRPVGSLLKPFVYLLALAQPGKYSLASWVDDSPVTVALGKKKNWNPGNSDGRSHGTVRLIDALAMSYNQATVRVGMQVAPERIASLIKTLAGIETEPNPALILGAVDQSPYAMAQLYQFLASGGEIQPLHAVRGVLDANGRALNRYDKDPAPAQEGDAIAARLITIALQQAVSNGTGTQLVRDGLGRLSPAGKTGTSNDGRDSWFAGWTGDHLAVIWVGNDQNQTTGLYGATGAMRVWSAIFSRLPSAPLKVGDKGIDWQWTIASNTTDPDCVGSRRMAYVAGFAPAYAPCPAPEPVAEDGQGGWRDWFGFGRKDEEKPAEQAAEAPPPQQQENLP
- a CDS encoding glycosyltransferase, whose translation is MGLSWTEVRFLYDRGTGLFRRGLTSLRTRGVRASWERVLKQFYRVPDTQLLALYLPQQEPFAPFSVPFSSMPRASIVIPVYNQFEHTLACLRAIAAHPPQASIEIIVVDDGSSDATESSLVQVEGLRYHRRRQNGGFIAACNDGASQATGEYLVFLNNDTIPQPGWLDVLLSTFDQHPGTGLAGSQLLYPDGRLQEAGGIVRNDGRADNLGRLRSAMEPEFSYVRRVDYCSGAAIAIHRDLFAQFGGFDTHFSPAYYEDTDLGMKVTAAGLRAICQTGSKVVHLEGITSGTDVRRGIKRHQVRNQELFQQRWASRLQSHPDHEQASARTTDRHYTRVVLVIDALTPQPDRDSGSLRLFNLMRLLKEEGAHVVFIPANRAHDGRYTEALQQLGVEVWYAPFAKRPHAWLRDHGARFDTVVVCRHYVLREWLPLLRKFAPQAKLVFDTVDLHYLRERRGAELAVDQALMRASERTRALELDMIARSDATLVVSEVERSLLAQDAPAAQVDILSNLHHIQGRGLPFAQRHDLVFVGGFRHPPNVDAVRWFVNEVFPLVHAQEPRIVFHCIGSDTPAEIEELASQPGVLVHGHVPDLSPYMDGARICVAPLRYGAGVKGKVNLSMAHGQPVVATACAVEGMHLRNGEDVLVADDAAGFAEAILRLYRDEALWQRLADNGLANVERHFSLDAGRDVVRRVLLGARA